TTTTAGGAAGAATATTCATTTTTTCCCGATAGAGGTGATCCGAGAATTGGTGGCAAATGCATTAGTACATAGAACTTATACAACCAGGGGTGATATTTTTATCAACCTGTTTCCGGATCGATTAGAGGTGCATAGTCCTGGGAGGTTGCCTTATGGTGTAACCCCACAAAATGTTCTAAGTCAATCTGTGAGGAGGAATGAGCACCTTTCAAAGATATTCTATGATTTATCCCTAATGGAAAAAGAAGGTAGTGGTTTTGATCTTATATATGAACTACTGTTAGGTTCGGGTAAGCCAATACCTATTGTTGAAGAAGGGGATGACAGAGTAGTGGTTACTGTTCAAAAACAATTTGTAAACAAAGAGGTGGTAAAGTTGATGGATAAGGCAAACAGGGAATATCAGTTGAGACAGAAAGAGATCATTGCCATGGGACTTATTGCTCAAAAAGGCTCTTTGACAACGACTGAACTTTCAAAAGTTCTAAACCAGAACGATGAAGTGGGGCTTAGGCATTGGCTAGGGAGGCTTATCGAATTAGGACTAGTTGAAAGTACAGGAAGAACTAAGGGAACGGAATACTTTGTTAACCCTAAATATCTTAAACGGTTGAATTTTAAAGGGCGTACTACTTTAAAAACGATCGAGAGACATAGACTTAAAGAGCTTATTTACCGTGACCTATCCATATATCCAGAAAGTTCAATAGGGGAAATTAATTCCAGGATAGGTAAAGAAATATCAAGGGTTAAAATCAAGCAGGAATTAGATTCAATGCTTGAGAACCACGAAATAATTAAAAGAGGAGAAAGAAGATGGAGAAGGTACTCTATCAATAAACCTTTGTGATATAAGCAATAGATTGTTGATAGATTGTTGATAGAAATACAGCAATAATCTGATTATTAGGATATTATATTGTATGAGGTCTATTGGCAAAAGGACTTTAATAAAAGCTCATGCGGATCACCCCTCTCTCGTTACAAAAAGGCGACACCATTGGCATCGCTGCCACGGCACGAAAAGTGTCGGAACAGGAGGTTCAGGCGGCATCGGACATCCTGCGGGGATGGGGACTCAACGTCATTCATGCCCCCGGACTATTTGCTGAAGAGCATCAGCTGGCCGGAAGTGATTCCAACCGAAGCCGGGGCTTTCAGGCGCTGCTGGAAGATAACGAGGTAAAGGCCGTTCTGTGCGCTCGCGGCGGATATGGTACAGTACGCATGGTGGATCAGGTAGACTGGAATGTCCTGCAAAACAACCCCAAATGGATCATCGGTTTCAGTGACGCAACCGTTCTGCACAGTCATATTCATCAACATACCACTTTAAAGAGTTTACACGGACCAATGGCGCTTACCTTGCCCGATACCACACCTGATGCCATGGAAGACCTCAGACGTGTTCTGTTCGGTGAGCCGTTGGCATACGATCTGCCGGACCATCCGCTGAATAGAAAAGGACAGGCATCCGGTGAGTTGATCGGTGGCAATCTCTCGGTGTTGTACAGCCTGATCGGTTCACCATCCGATGTGGATACGAAAGGAAAGATCCTGTTCCTGGAAGACCTGGATGAATACCTCTACCACATTGACCGCATGATGACCAATCTTCGCCGCGGCGGTAAACTGGCGGGCCTGTCCGGACTCATGATCGGCGGGATGACCCAGATGAATGATCATGCCATTCCCTTTGGTCGCGATGCGGAGCAGATCATTGCAGAAGCTGTGAACGATATTGATTTTCCCGTTTGTTTCGGATTTCCGGCCGGTCACCTGGCAAATAATCATCCCATCATTATTGGTTGTGAGGTAGAAATGCAGGTAGATGACGATGTTCGTGTTACCTTTGCATCCTGATTATGGCAGACCACAACGAACTTGGCAAACAAGGCGAAAGCATGGCCCTCGAATACCTGAGGCAGAAAGGCTATGATATCCTTGAGTGCAATTGGGTGCATGGCAGGGAAGAGGTGGACATCATCGCACGAACGAAGGAGTTTCTGGTGATCGTGGAGGTGAAGGCCAGGCAGACCAACGCATTCGGGGAACCGGAAGCCTTTGTGACCAGGAAGAAGCAAAAACACCTGGTTTCCGCTGCCGATGCTTATGTGCAGGAGAATGACCTGGATTGTGAGACCCGGTTTGATATTATCTCGGTGCTTTTTAAGAATGGCCATGGCCAGGTCAGCCATATTGAAGATGCATTTTATCCAACGCTATAAGAAAGCCGGTCCCATGAGGGCCACATCATCATGAACAAAGGAAACCGAAATAATAAGCCGGGTAAACCGGGACGTCCTGACGGAGGAAGAAAAGAAGGAGAACGCAAAAGTCCTGCACGTCCTGCCAAACGATCGGATGCACGTCCGAAACGGGACGACCGAAAGAGGGATGAAGGCAGCCGTGACGGTAAGCGCCCTTACCCGAAGCCAGCTTCCGGAGATGATCGGAACCGTGATGGTAAAAGGCCATATCCGAAGCCAAATCCCAGACCATCATCACGGGATGATCGACGCGGGAGTGATGACCGCAAAAGCGATGATAGCCGCGGAGAAAAACGTCCGTATCCACGACCAGCCTCCAGGGACGGTAAACCCGGAGCAGGAGGATACAAGGGCCGTAGCCCGTACCCAAGGTCTACGCCAAGACCGCGGCCGGTGAAGTCGGAGTCGGACGATGTTCGTTTGAATAAATTTCTTGCCAATTCAGGACTGTGTTCGCGTCGCGAAGCCGATGAGTTGATCCGTACAGGCCTCGTGAGTGTGAACGGGGTAGTAGTCACCGAACTGGGTTCCAAAGTGAAGCCCACCGATGAGGTGCGCTACGACGGCCGTGTCCTGAAGGGTGAGAAACCGGTTTATGTGGTGTTGAATAAACCCAAGGATTTTGTCACCACCGTGAAGGATCCGAAGGAACGCAAAACCGTGATGCAACTGGTGAAGAATGCCGGACGTGAACGTATCTATCCCGTCGGTCGACTGGACCGCCAGACAACCGGTGTGCTGATGTTCACCAACGACGGGGATCTGGCTGAAAGACTGACCCATCCACGTTACGGTGCCCGCAAGATCTACCATGTTCACCTGGATAACCCTTTGGAAAAGGCAGACTTCGATCAGATCAAAAAGGGTATTTACCTGGAAGAAGGGAAGGTGGTCGTGGATGAGATCGCCCTGGTTGGGGATGGCAACGACCGCACCCAGGTGGGTCTGGAAATACACATCGGATGGAACCGTGTGGTGCGAAGAATCTTCGAGAAACTCGGTTATAAGGTCATCAAGCTGGATCGTGTGATGTTTGCCGGCCTGACCAAAAAGGACCTGTCACGTGGCCAGTGGCGCTACCTCACTTCCAGGGAGATCAATATGCTGAAAAGCCACGGGGAATGCTGACAAAATGGTTTGAGGTTTAAAGTTTAAGGTTCGTCCAACGTTAAACTTTGAACCTTAAACTGTTTACTTTTTTCTGTCGGTAGAGTAGTGTACCAACCGTTCCAGTGATTCCCTTGCTTCGTTTTCAGGGAAGGTCATCAGAACTTCCAGGGCCTTGTCGCGATAGATGTTCATTTGCTCCCTGGCATATTCAATGCCGCCTGATGCGATCACAAAGTTGATGACATCCTGCACCTTCTTACGGTTGGTGTTGTGGTTTTTTACAATGTTGATGACACGCCGCTTGTCTTCCGATTTGGCATTTGACAGCGCATAGATCAGCGGAAGGGTCATCTTTTTTTCCTTGATATCGATGCCGGTGGGCTTACCAATCTCATCCTTCAGGTTGTAATCCATCAGGTCATCTTTGATCTGAAAGGCAATTCCGGCATATTCCCCGAAGGAGGCCATGCGGTCGATCGCTTCCTTATCCGCATCAGCGGCAGCAGCTCCACAGGCACATGCCGAAGAGATCAGTGATGCTGTCTTTTTACGGATGATCTCAAAATAGATGCCCTCTTCAATATCCAGTTTGCGTGCTTTCTCAATCTGTAAAAGTTCACCTTCGCTCATTTCCTTGACAGCATTCGACACAATGCGCAGCAAGTCGAAGTCGCTGTTGTCAATGGAGAGCAGGAGTCCTTTGGACAGCAGATAATCTCCCACCAATACGGCGATCTTGTTCTTCCAAAGAGCATTCACAGAGAACAGGCCCCTGCGTATGTTGGCGTCATCCACCACATCATCGTGTACCAGAGTGGCCGTATGCAGTAGTTCGATCAGGGCAGCGGCACGGTATGTTCTGTCGTTTACTCCATTGTTGAGTTTACCGGACAGCAACACAAACATGGGCCGCATCTGTTTGCCTTTCCGCTTAACAATGTAATGCGTGATCTTGTCCAGCAGTGGAACGGAACTCCGTATCGACTTTCGGAAGCGGAGTTCAAACTCCTCCATTTCCCGGAGGACAGGTTTTTTGATGGTCTCAAGTACAGGCATAGCAACGATGTGAAAGTACGAAATCTTGATCAGGCAGCGCCTTT
This DNA window, taken from Flavobacteriales bacterium, encodes the following:
- a CDS encoding polyprenyl synthetase family protein, giving the protein MPVLETIKKPVLREMEEFELRFRKSIRSSVPLLDKITHYIVKRKGKQMRPMFVLLSGKLNNGVNDRTYRAAALIELLHTATLVHDDVVDDANIRRGLFSVNALWKNKIAVLVGDYLLSKGLLLSIDNSDFDLLRIVSNAVKEMSEGELLQIEKARKLDIEEGIYFEIIRKKTASLISSACACGAAAADADKEAIDRMASFGEYAGIAFQIKDDLMDYNLKDEIGKPTGIDIKEKKMTLPLIYALSNAKSEDKRRVINIVKNHNTNRKKVQDVINFVIASGGIEYAREQMNIYRDKALEVLMTFPENEARESLERLVHYSTDRKK
- a CDS encoding pseudouridine synthase, translating into MNKGNRNNKPGKPGRPDGGRKEGERKSPARPAKRSDARPKRDDRKRDEGSRDGKRPYPKPASGDDRNRDGKRPYPKPNPRPSSRDDRRGSDDRKSDDSRGEKRPYPRPASRDGKPGAGGYKGRSPYPRSTPRPRPVKSESDDVRLNKFLANSGLCSRREADELIRTGLVSVNGVVVTELGSKVKPTDEVRYDGRVLKGEKPVYVVLNKPKDFVTTVKDPKERKTVMQLVKNAGRERIYPVGRLDRQTTGVLMFTNDGDLAERLTHPRYGARKIYHVHLDNPLEKADFDQIKKGIYLEEGKVVVDEIALVGDGNDRTQVGLEIHIGWNRVVRRIFEKLGYKVIKLDRVMFAGLTKKDLSRGQWRYLTSREINMLKSHGEC
- a CDS encoding YraN family protein codes for the protein MADHNELGKQGESMALEYLRQKGYDILECNWVHGREEVDIIARTKEFLVIVEVKARQTNAFGEPEAFVTRKKQKHLVSAADAYVQENDLDCETRFDIISVLFKNGHGQVSHIEDAFYPTL
- a CDS encoding putative DNA binding domain-containing protein, which produces MMEHLLLDKKSIRFLKDNSTDWGELARDCVCFANAQGGKILIGIEDNEEIPPQNQRISDRNVPERIQKQINQRTLNVAVSVQILTADNGAEFIEIQVFRSAQSIASTTDGKYFVRVSDECKPVPPDEMARLAADKNAFVWEEQANRRVPTSRIDNEKLDNLIRDLRISDRVSGFIKGKTVEELMEYYFLSKESYLTNLGILWIGQRQDRANLLFPPAIQVIRYNDRDEKIWKMALDDYVMNPKELLEKIVNDIPYWKESVEISDGVFRKNIHFFPIEVIRELVANALVHRTYTTRGDIFINLFPDRLEVHSPGRLPYGVTPQNVLSQSVRRNEHLSKIFYDLSLMEKEGSGFDLIYELLLGSGKPIPIVEEGDDRVVVTVQKQFVNKEVVKLMDKANREYQLRQKEIIAMGLIAQKGSLTTTELSKVLNQNDEVGLRHWLGRLIELGLVESTGRTKGTEYFVNPKYLKRLNFKGRTTLKTIERHRLKELIYRDLSIYPESSIGEINSRIGKEISRVKIKQELDSMLENHEIIKRGERRWRRYSINKPL
- a CDS encoding LD-carboxypeptidase, with the translated sequence MRITPLSLQKGDTIGIAATARKVSEQEVQAASDILRGWGLNVIHAPGLFAEEHQLAGSDSNRSRGFQALLEDNEVKAVLCARGGYGTVRMVDQVDWNVLQNNPKWIIGFSDATVLHSHIHQHTTLKSLHGPMALTLPDTTPDAMEDLRRVLFGEPLAYDLPDHPLNRKGQASGELIGGNLSVLYSLIGSPSDVDTKGKILFLEDLDEYLYHIDRMMTNLRRGGKLAGLSGLMIGGMTQMNDHAIPFGRDAEQIIAEAVNDIDFPVCFGFPAGHLANNHPIIIGCEVEMQVDDDVRVTFAS